The sequence GGGTCATGGCAGGTTGCTCTTGTAGTTGACGGGAGCCTTTTCGCCCTCGTGTTCCTCGCGGGGGAACTTCTCCTCCACACCGGCGTGACGGTAGAAATCGTATTCGTTGTCCTTGCCCCCGTGGTTCACCAGCAAGTCCTCCTTTTCGGCCACCAGCTTGAGGGTGGCGTCGCTGGCGTACTCATAGGCCGGGGTGAGCTGGATGGCCAGGGTGGGGCAGGCCTCCTCGCACAGGCCGCAGTAGATGCAGCGCGCGAAGTTGATGCGGAACCAGACCGCGTAGCGGCGGCCGTCCTCGCGGGTGGCCGCCTGCATGGAGATGCAGCTCACCGGGCAGGCGGCAGAGCAGAGGTAGCAGGCCACGCAGCGTTCGTCCCCGTCCGGGGCGCTGGTCAGGATGATGTGCCCTCTGGAGCGTGGCGGCGGAGTCCGTTTTTCCTCCGGGTATTGCACGGTGATGGGCTTGGTGAACATGGCCTTGAAGGTCTCGCCGTATCCCTGGAGCAATCCCTTGGTACCCCGGCCCACGCCCTTGAGGATATCTATCAGATGTTCGCGGGTCATGGCCGCTCCTCCTCTGCAGGCTCGACCTGGGGCGTGTGGGCATGCCTCCGGGTGGGCCGCTCCAGGCGGTATTGGAAAATCTGGAAGGCCAGCAGCGGCGGC is a genomic window of uncultured Pseudodesulfovibrio sp. containing:
- the nuoI gene encoding NADH-quinone oxidoreductase subunit NuoI yields the protein MTREHLIDILKGVGRGTKGLLQGYGETFKAMFTKPITVQYPEEKRTPPPRSRGHIILTSAPDGDERCVACYLCSAACPVSCISMQAATREDGRRYAVWFRINFARCIYCGLCEEACPTLAIQLTPAYEYASDATLKLVAEKEDLLVNHGGKDNEYDFYRHAGVEEKFPREEHEGEKAPVNYKSNLP